CTCActtttcttctgcctcttcttccaCCAGCAGATGTCTACCCTTCTCCCTAAACTAAGGTCAGAAGTCACGTCTTTCTGGGGTGTTTTCTTGCATTAAGTCCACCTAATTCTAACACTGTTGTACCCAGTTGGCCTAACATTGACAGGCCCTGGTTTCACTGCTCTGTGTTAATTCCCCTCTGTCACGTGTTATTTGGCACATGATAACTAAGTCTCCACAACCAGGTCTTGCATGGGTTGACCCGCCCACCCGGCTGCTCCAGCCTTCTGTTGACgtgtgcccctccccacccccagggcctacCCAGAATTCTGCGGGACCAGGCGCTCTACTGCGAGGCTGCAGCCTACCCTTCTCCTAGTGGGGAAGTGTCTCGGCAGTGTCCCTGTGCAGTCTCTCGGGTGTGCTGTGACGTGTCGGAACCTCTACAGTCctctgcttatttgttttctttttaaaagagataaaaaagaagTAGAGTTTCACTGCTGGATGCAAAGACAGTGTTGTTGTCCATACTTAGTTTTCTTTCTACCTCTCTGGTCAATAGAATCTCCTTTTCCCCATTGAGAAAGTTTCTGAGGAGATGTCTTAGTCCATAAGATAaataccataacaaaataccacagactgggtggcttgcaaacaacagaagtttgtttctcacagttgtggaggcagAAGCGCAAAATCAGGGTTTCTGAGTGGTTAGCGAGGGCCCTTTCCTAGGCCCCAGAGTTCTGGAATCCTCACAGGATGGGAGGGGCTGTGGAGCTCTGTGGGTCTCTTTCATAGGGCACCGCCCTCATGATCTAATCACCTgccaaaggctccacctcctgCTACCATCAtgttgggggttaggatttcaacatatgagttGCGAGGGTGGGAGGCACACAAAAATTCAAATCTAGCAGGAGAAGAACAATGGCAGGCTAAAGGTAGAGGGACATGTAGATTGGCAATACTTTCCAGCCCCAGAACCATTTTTTCAGATCTTCTTGGGGAAGGGGAACGCAGGAATGTGAAATCCTCCCACTGTTCCCAGTACCAGTCTAGAAAGTGACGCACAGCCCGCAGATGGAGCAAGTTCACAAGCCGTCTCTGAGATCCGAGAGCCACTGGACAGGGGTTTGAACTTGGCAGAGTAATCCTCGGGTTTCCACGTTTTGAGGTGCTTAGCTACAGTGAGCACTTTTTTTCCCACTCTCTGTCTTCATTAGCTGTTCAAGATAGTATATTGTATGTTTCTCTAGTCACTGCATACTGCGTGTAATcagttttgaaacattttaattccCTGAAGTTTTCTAGAACTAAGATATCTGCAACGATGGCaaatttcctcctcctttcccataATGATAGCCCTTATTTTTGTTAAGTGTTGTATCGAAGTGCTTAGAACCCCTAGAGCACTATCAGGCGGTGAAGGACATGGGTGGGTGGACACCCTCACTTTGCTCATTATCGGAAAGGACCATGTCTAGGATCTTACAGCTAAATAGCGTGCATCTGCTGATTTGAGATAAACTCTTCCTAATCGAGTTCACACAGTGTCCTTTTATCCGTAAttggttaaaaaagaaacaacaaatgggAATAGATTTGAATTGTATTGGATTAAACTTGGAAAGATTTTCCTTGTAATAACAGATTGCGATGCTGGTCGGCATTCACCAGGCTCTGTTAGTCCGCTTCCGTTGATGAGGAACAGCGGGTTCAAAGGCTGAGTGACGGTGGGCTTTCTAAGCTAGTGGGGCCACTTGAAGTTCGGTGGGCAAAGCAGGTAACTCAGCAGACACATGCCGGGCTgggcaagaggaaaagagaaactgatgactgctattttatttaaaatgtttaaggaagTTGTTTATTGCCAATAATCAAACAGCTGAAAGAGTAATTTGATTGTAAGATTGCCAAACAGGACTCCACTATAgctgattaaaatatttttaaaaaattttctatgGAGACGTCGCCACTTTATCTACTGATATGTTCTGATGTTTTCGTACTTATCCTTGAGTTCTTCCTAACGTTTCATCCGAACCTTTCTTGCTGAGATACAAGTCTATTGTTTTCCTATgccttgttaaaaaacaaaaagtaatccTCCTGCAAATTGAATACAAGAATTTGTAGAGAACTTTActccatttaagaaaaaacaaaaaacaaacctagTTCTGGCCagtgggtcagtgggttggagcatcgtcacATACAGCAAAAGTTGGTGGGCTCGATTCCCGATTGGggtgcgtgtgggaggcaaccaatggaaatttctctctcacatcaatgtcaatgtctctctctctctctctcctcctcccctccacccccttcccttctctctaaaatcaataaacatcaatAAACGCACCCTcaggtaagaatttttttttaaagcctagaATTTACAAGGCCACTCCAGAATACTCCACTGGCTCGGAGACAGCAGGGTTCACAGGAGTCTAGAGATTGTGCTTGTGGCTTCTTGCACTAACATTGACATAATCCGTCGCTTCCTTTATGTTCTCATAGTCCAGCGCAGATTTGTTTCTTCGTCCTCCAGTGGCTGAAAAGACCACTTGTGTGTAATTCACATCCTTGGTGGCCTTATGGAAGAAGAGCAGAGGAGTGTAGGTCAAGATTCCTACCCCGTTTGGAGGACGTAGGACCCCAGGACTGAACTCTCATCCAAAGAGGCTTGCCCTAGGCTGGATGAGAAGGAACCTGGGCCCCAGGCAGCCATGTCCgagagcagggccagggcagggggaagaTTGCCAGCGACTTTGTTCTTCCTGTCCGCAGGAGATGAACGGGTTTAAGGAAGAAAGATGTGGAGAATCAATTCAATGAGGtcaggactcagagtggtggcCCAGTGACCAGGATTTGGGGGGAAGGAGGCTTCCCATCAGCACTTCCATTTTTATGGCCTACTCAAACCCACTGTGGATGATCCATGTGGATATAGGGCTGTGAGGAAAGCCTAACCACCCTCGCCTGAGGACGCTGCAGTGACGCAAGAATCCCCTTTTCCCTTGCTCCCACCCAGCTAGCCAGGGTGGCCTGAGTTCTCGGACCCCCGGCTGCCTATGAAGGGCTGGGATCACTAGGAGTGCCCATTACCTGGCAGGTGGGAGGCGAGCTGCTGGCGCTGTCCGAGGTGTCGGAGCTATCTGAGGACGTGTCACTGCCATCTAGGGAGGAACAGAAAGTGTTCTTCTAAAGAAAGCTGGAGGGtgttaggaaagaaaagagacaatggaagggaggatgagacaaagagagaggcagagccagcaaCGCTAAGAGGAGCAGGGAAAAGAGATACAGAGCTCCCAAAGGGGGAAGAAGGCATGGAATAGAGAGGGTGGTGGGAGAGCCACCAAAAACAGGCAGGGACGTGGTCAAGAGTCTAGGCACTGCTGCTCCGTCCGGCTCCGTCTAAAACTAACTAGGCTTGCCTGTGCTCGTGTGGGAGAAACAGGGGCATGCTGAGACAGTGTGGCCCAAAGCAAACCGCTCTGGCCTCAGAAGTCATGGGCACAGGTTCTAGTCTAACCTGTCACTAACTCTAGGCAGGTTACATCCTTTTTTGTTTCCTGGTTTTGTCTCCTGGACAACAAGAAGATTGGACGATGATCTCTGAGCCCCCTGCTCTGACTCTGGCCAGGCTGGGTCAGGGGTCACGATGAGGCCAGTACCTCTCTGAAACTGCTGAAACACTGAACGCTTCTCGGTAGCACCTCCTGGTCCCCACATGCCCTGAGGCCTCGTCTCAGTGCTGAGGAAGCCTGACAATCAGATCTCTCCAACTCAAAAGATCAAATTAGAAGGATGGAGCAAGCCCAAATCAATCAAGAGATAAACCAATGGAAAAAGTATAATCTCTGGTGAGCGCACCTCCAGGGGTAATTGTCTTGCAGAAAAAACAATTTCCACTGTGTGAATAGTGACCTGGCAGGTCTCCCAAGCCCTGAGATAGAAAACAAGAGGATGGTGAGCCTGTCGGCCCACTTGCCACAGGCGGACACACATTTGAACCATTGCCAACACTCATATTTATTAAAACACCCAGATACACATGAGGATCTAAGATTGTAGAGAAGGGGCCTCTGGGAATATGGCTGAGTCAGCTTCCAGGGCCGGCCAATGACACTGACCAGCTGCCATGATGCGTAGGATATTACCAGCCATAGCTAGAGTTAGGCAGTTAGTCAAAATCTTGGCCCCACCACTAACTGgccaagtgaaaaaaaagatgACTTAGAATTACAAAGACAGGAGCAGAAACAGTCCCCAAGCCCCCTCTGCAGTCACTCACACGTGGCCAAACCTAGGCAAGATCTTAGACCCACACAAACCCAACAAGGTCTGCCCCACAGGATGGGATGAACTGCTTTCCAGAAAAGGCTGGGTGGTGAGGCCTTTGGTAGGCTGGGGGTGAGGAACCTGGGGTGGGTTTGGGCTGGCAGGGACAGAGTTGGGCTGCCGCAGGGAGGCTCTCTTGGGGGTCCAGACAGAGCAGAATACACTTTGTGACCATTTCGTCCCCACCCTACTACTCACGCCTGTAATGGGGCTCAGACACTGGGGTGCTCCTCTCTGCCCGAGTCTCCATCTTCTGGGAAGCAGGTGAGTggtgctgggaggggctgggcctgggggcctggagcCTGGCTCTTTTTAGTAACTGTTCGTTCTTTTTGGCTGGAGGAAACAGGGCAAGAATCAAAAGGGAAAGCTCCCTGGGTCAGGCACATCCCATTTCTGAACATAACCCTCGTTAGGGAAAAACGTTCAGAAGGATCTTTTCAAATCTCAGCACTCCTCCATGCCACACCCCTCACCTCACATGGAGAAAAAGCCAGAGCCCCAACTTTAAAGACCCTCCATGGCctcactcctccttcctctctggccttgtttccttctctcacacctgctcccccactcccaccaccccagcctcttTGCTGCTGCTGTAATGGGCCAAACCCTCGCCTGTCTCAGGGCTTTTGCAGGTACAGCTCACTTCCTCATTTCCCTCAAGTTTATGCTCAGATGTCAGCGTCTCAGAGATGCTAACCACCATTCAATTCATATAGCCTTGCCTTGCTTGTTTTACTCCCTAGCACTCACTGTCATCTAACCcatgtattttacttatt
The sequence above is drawn from the Desmodus rotundus isolate HL8 chromosome 12, HLdesRot8A.1, whole genome shotgun sequence genome and encodes:
- the RHEX gene encoding regulator of hemoglobinization and erythroid cell expansion protein isoform X1; the encoded protein is MLTENMKLWHGLVIAMVSLVLQACLLVAINCLLSRHMAKKNEQLLKRARLQAPRPSPSQHHSPASQKMETRAERSTPVSEPHYRHGSDTSSDSSDTSDSASSSPPTCQATKDVNYTQVVFSATGGRRNKSALDYENIKEATDYVNVSARSHKHNL
- the RHEX gene encoding regulator of hemoglobinization and erythroid cell expansion protein isoform X2 encodes the protein MLTENMKLWHGLVIAMVSLVLQACLLVAINCLLSRHMAKKNEQLLKRARLQAPRPSPSQHHSPASQKMETRAERSTPVSEPHYRHGSDTSSDSSDTSDSASSSPPTCQEEQSRWQSSPCPGPALGHGCLGPRFLLIQPRASLFG